ACTTTGAAATTACAACTCTTCCTCTAACATTTGTTATCAAAgatagggatggcaacgggtcggatctggaccgggtccaggtggacccggatccagatccATTTTCAAAAACAGGATCTagatccggacccggatccgcaggtctagttttgcaagacccagatccgaATCCGTggatactgcggatccagtaccggatccgggtccaaaacgggtccagttttgcttttttttttgtagttttaaatgtgttgagattgcaataaagcgatatttatagactaatgttaataatatatatatgaatcacccaaaaaaacattatacaacttaaaattgtcttcaaaatccaacaaacacattcaaaataacttaatataattaagaaaagtCAATTATTCATATTCTTAGTCATCCAATGTTCTCAATTTGTCAAAATTCTTCAACACTAACATCATCAATATcctacaaaccaaaaaaaactcattaatagatgcaatttttaaaaatttaaatataagaatataagattataaatttataacgcAAAATAAATACCATATCAAGATTGTCCATTATTTCCACATCCTCACCATCTTCGTTGATAGTTGAACAAGCATAAGTTCCTTGAAAATTAACTTCAATAACgaaaaatataattacattAGTTAGTAAAATATAGACTAAATGTgcaaattagtataaaattacCTTTGGCATCATCGACCATCCAATTTTGCAAGCACATCAAAGCCTCCACTGTTTGAGAATGAAGCCTAGATCGGTGAGCGCTAACTACTCTTCCACCCGTGCTAAATGCACTTTCCGAAGCAACCGATAAGACAGGAATTGCAAGAATGTCTTTGGCAATTTTTCTTAAAGTTGGGTAGCTTTGGTCTATCTTCCACCATGCAAGTATATTAAATTCATTATTCTCCGGCAAAGTACGACTCTCTAAGTATTGATCAATTTCACTTTTACTAggcacataatcaattttttgtcttttagtCTTAGCGAAATCATCCTCATCACCAAGATCCTCAAATTGTGTCTCCACTGGAAAACTTTCATTCACATTACATTGACTTTATACTCATCGAAAAGATTATAAAGAGTATTTCTTACTCTTTCCACTTTAGCATTGGCATCATCTCCATAgaatttcttaaaataatgCACCACACAATCCATCTTATTTCTCGGATCTAAAATGCCCGCAATGGCCAAAAGCTCATTAGTATGATCCCAATATTTGTCAAACTTTTCTACCATTTTCTCAGccatttttctaataatctcaATATTGTCATTTTGCCTCCACTTAGTTAATGCAAGTTTAATCTCACAAACATTACgaaaatacaaatttgaagTTGGATGATTTCTACCAAAAAAAACCTTAGTTGCCTTATAGAATATTTCCAGCTTTTGACAAACAAGAGTAGCCATTTGCCAATCATGATCACTAGGCACATCAAAATTCAACCTTCTATGTAGACGTTTCAACTTGTTAAAAACTTCTTTAAAAGGCAAACAAGTGTCAAGCAAATCATATGCAAAGTTCCACCTAGTTTTACAATCAAGACTCACCCTTTTAGGTTTAGTCACATTCAAAAGGCGACAAGCTTCCTCaaacttttcaattcttttaggaGTAGACATCCAAAATGCAACACAATCTCGAACTTTGCAAATAGCAGAATCAATGATGTCTAAACCATCTCTCACAATCAAGTTAAGAATGTAAGCACTACacctcatatgcaaaaaatctcCACCCAACATTTAAGAACTACTTTCTAATTTATCCATCAAGACATTCATCATTGCATTATTTGTGGTAGCATTATCAACAACAATAAAAGAGATTTTATTTTCCAAGGTGAATTGAGAAAAACAATCCAATAATATCTTGGTAAGAACCCCTTTGTTATGTGGGTATGGAACATAACAAAACCTAAACAAAATTCACACACCAACATGGATTCAAGTTTAAATAAAATTCAcataactaatttaaaattcaatagcaatgaaatttaaatgaaaggaaaagaaattaCCTTAGAGTTCTATTATGTAAAACCCATTCTTCATCAATGAAATGTGACGTCACAGCCATATACCCTTTTTTTGAGTAGAGGCGGTCCACATGTCAGTTGTTAGTGCAATTCTACCCTCATTACGCTCCAGCAAGACTTTAAGAGATCTCCTCTCGGTGTTGTACATTTTtatcacatcatttttcaatgtaTTTCTCGAAATCATCTTAAAGTTGTCATTTAAACTCCTCAAAAAGTTTCTAAAACCAATGTGGTCAACCATTGATAAAGGATACTCATGCATTACCACCATTTTCTTCAATTCTTTCCTTGATACTTCTTGATCAAAAACCACTTTCGTTTGCTTTTCATTAACTGCTAAGTAAGTAGATCCATCGATTTCTCTTTTCACTTTTAATTGTGATTGATTAGATGCAaggtttaaatgtctacttgaacatgtttttttagcatgtttaagATGTGAAGTTCCACTACTCCCTTTGTAGGAAAGTATTTTCTTACAAGTCTTACATTTTGCCATTTGTACACCATTCACATGTACAAGGTCAAAATAAGTCCATGCTTCTGAAGTTAATTTCTTACTTATAGCACTACTTTGTTCAGTAGATTCATTCTCAACATCAACATTACCCTCAAATTTCCCATATGATTCATGAATATATGATGCTCAATAGGTTGACTAGAAGCACCATCAAGTCCATCATTTTGATTATCCATTTACTCAACAATACACTGTGATAAATTTACTAGTCATCAattaccattgaactcaacataaatcaaaaattaccattgaactcaacataaatcaaccactaaactcaaataaataaaaaactactcaacataaataaaaaattaccactaaactcaacataaatcaaccactaaactcaaataaatcaacataaatctaccactaacatcaaataaataaaaaactactcaacataaatcaaaaattaccactaaactcaacataaatcaccactaaactcaacattagacatatatctactactcaacataaatcaaaagtattgtaggaaaaaaaaaaatcaaaattagggttcattACCTTCAAATCCGCCACTCCAGCCGCCTGTGAGGAGATGGGAGAAGATCTGTCGCGGTGGGCCGGTGGCTGTGAGGAGGAGTAAGCGGTTGGCCGGTGGCTGTGAGGATTAGTAGGGCTGGGCGCTGGCAGCTTTGTCGACTGTCGAGGGTGATGACTGAGTGAGGGCGTGCCGCAGTACTGAGGGAGGGAGTCTGGGAGACTGGGACTCTGGGTATCAGGGTATGTGCTACTGCCTAAGTGGGTATTTGGGTATGTAGTAtgttaatatatttttgatataaaaaaaaaataataaaaataaaatgggtcctccagatccgcgggtccgagtctgggtatttttctcagatccgaATCCGGACCTGTGAAATTTAAAAGGATCCGGATCCGATCCGGATACAACGGGTCTAtatttttaggacccagatccgtgaaaatggatacggatccacggattCGGGTTgggtccaatacccattgtCATCCCTAATTAAAACGTTTACTAAGTTATGCTGCTCAAAATATGTTTAGTAACACATTTAGTAATATGTTTTGCTTAAAAGTTTTGGTATTTGTCTTGCTATATGTAAAGCCAGAATAAGTTGCTCAGTCATAAATTAGGGTTACTTTTAGACttaaatgtgttacttttgtttatAAAGGTCTATTTTACACATAAAGAGACATATTTTGACATAAAAAACTCATTTTTGAACTGATTAGCTGAGtaacattttttatatataaagtaACTGCTTATAGGCACAAAGTAACAGATTTTGACATGAAGTAACTCATTTCTTTTGTTGAACTGATTAGCTGAGCTGAGTAACAAAATGTGTTAGCTGAGTAACACTTTTTATACATATAGTAACAAATTTTAGACATAAAGtaccacttttttttatttttttgaactgATTaactaaataacacaaaaatctacacaaaataacatattttagcCATAAAGTACCAAATTATACAtttaaaagtaacacatttaGAGATATACACTTAAAAGTAACATAATCAGAGTATAAGCATATTATAGTGGTTAATGTTCAATTTGCTGGTTTTTGTTTAGTAAAGTtctattttgattttaaggcTATTAGCTTAAATGGTAGAGCAATGTATAATATTGTACATGGTGTGGGTTCAAGTCCCACATAGCCTAAATATGTATAAGATATGTGCTGACATTTGCACCACAAAGTAATAGATTTTACATACTAAGTAATATATTTTGACATAAAGTAATTTATTTCTTAAGTTACTTTATAAATAAAGTAACAGATTAAGTTGAGAAACACGTTTTAAAGACATATTTTACACATAAAGCGACAAATTTTGACATAAAGTAACTCATTTTTGAACTCATTAgttaacattatatatatatatatatatatatatatatatatatatatatatatatatatatatatatatatatatatatatatttataaagtaaCATATTTATAGTTTTATACACACAAAGTAACAGATTTTAAAATGAAGTAACTCATTTCTTTTGTTGAACTCATTAGCTGAGCTGAGTGACAAAATGTGTTAAGCTGAGTAACACttttaatacattaaaaaaCACATTTTAGGCATAAAGTAACAGATTTTATGATAAAAGTAAcacattatttttgttgaacTGATTAGCTAAGTAAcacaaaataacaaattttagccataaaataacaaattatacACTTAAAAGTagcatatttagagatatacAGTTAAAAGTAATAAATTCATAGTATAAGCATATTGTTGTGGTTAATGTTAAATTTGTTGGTTTTTGTGGATTTGGCTATTACTTTAAAGTTAGATTATGTTTTTTCCTGCCATAGTTGCTCGAAAGTTGAGACTGCTATAGATTTTTGTTAATGTTACTTGAATATTCGTTTCTAGAGATATAACTTGTTAAAGTAACTCATTTCTTTTGTTAAACTGAGTAACAAAGTCAGTATCACTTTTTATACATTAAGTAATATATTTTAGGCACAAAGTAACAAATTCCATGATAAATGTAATACATTTCttttgttgaagtgattaaCTGAGTATCACTTTTTGCTGAACTAAGTAACAAATTTTGTTGAACTGAGTAACacaatttcttttgttgaacTCATTAGCTTAGTAACACAAGCACATTTTAGGCATAAAGTAACAAATTTCATGATAAAAGTAACCCATTTCTTTTTATACTATTCAGTTTGTATTGTTGAAAAAATTAACCCATTAGATGAGTAACACAAAGTAACATATTTTAGGCataaagtaacaaaatttaccCTTAAAATTAAGTAACAAATTTAAACATAAAGTAAtacattttcttttgttgaacTAAGTAACAAAGTTAataatactttttaaatattaaataactaGATAATAAGCACAAAATAACAAATTTCATGATAAAagtaatacaatttttttttgaattgatcAAGCTGAGTAACACTTTTTATACATGAAATAACATAGTTTAGACAGATAGTAACACCTTTTTTCATATACTGAGAAATTATGTATTGGCATAATTACAAATGACTAAGCAAACCATCCgcaaaaacataacaaaaactTGCTGAAGCATTCCATCGGGCATACTTGGTGCATTTCCATCAGAACATAAACTGAAAAAAAATAACTGTACATTAAATGAATGAGTGACGATGCTTTTATGGGAACATTATCACTGTGATTCTTTCTCACGTATATAAATGATGAGGTAGTCAGGAAGGGAACTACTTTTTTATGCAAATTAAAAGCTTAATATTTTGTgctttctttttatttagtcATGTGAAACGTACGTTAAAATTGGCGCTCATTGTATAATGGTTGGTTACAAAAGTAACCATCAACTAAACGtacatttattgatttttatctcTTTTTTCGCTGACGTAGACCATGAGTTCTATCTCTTTTAGCAATGGAGTTAATAAAGTATCTTATTTCATCCTCCACTGCTTGCAATTCACGATTTTTTTCGATAAAATCCATCAACAAATACTCGTTAAATGGGAAATGATAAAATTTGATGTGAATagaaaataagcaaatttgggTTCATTATATAGAGGGAAAAAATTGAATTGTTGGTGTTGTTTCGGTTATGAAACGAgcaagtgcaaaagacacttaaaatacctggagatagggtGTAATCGAGGGTAACTGTCAGTATGCTAAAAGTGCTTATGATCCTTCTgttgatgagacctcaaatcctgcaatacaatgttagccttgtccgggggtgatttcccggaaaacccctccgacgctcaagtcaaatcgggagacagaaagtaatgaatatatgataatgaatgaatacaagattaacggattgtaagatgagttcagatcaattgaaggaatatttggttcagtTTATATTGTACGTAGTagggtgaatatttattgtggtgtaacgatagcaatataaaagcttagtcCCCTGCAAATGATGTATGCAACatttatttataatggtagaatggaggttggatagtgaattaatgtgggaatcatgggtatgatgggtgagtggtaggttatggtgagtagtgggtagttattttaggaaattattggaccgagttgggtggttagggtttgactaaataaattacgattttatttatttaacccCATAACAggtgttattatttttttactttgccaatattttatattattagtgGAGTACTTTTTCTAAGTAAAATATACATTATAATTAGAGGGCAGTCAAAAATAATGACAAATGTTAATGTATGAATgggtaaaaaaaagaaaaaaaatggccAATGACGTGAAGTTTTACCtagggaaacaaaaaaaaagtatccATTTTCTTCCACTCTGCAAGTAGGGATAAAAATTGATCCCCTTTTTAGAGGAATATGCAACAATGGGATAAGTACATTAAAGGATATATGAGGACATAAAaggattttattttataattattgtttatgcTCTAAGCCTTCAATTTGATATAAAAGTATTAaactaaaattgaaaaaaactgAATTGCAGACTATTTGGCCCATATATAGGTGGTTGCATCtggggatggtcatgggtccaagaTCCTGTTGGACCCGCTCTGGACCCGCCcattttttaagggtctgggtcttaatttttgagacccatcggatccggatccaaaaaatatttgacgggtcaaggtccgggtcctaaggtgaagactcggacccggaccctaaacttttaaattttatattatgaatttataatttctaaattctaatattaatttttttattattaatatataatgcctTGAATATTGATTGCCTAATTTGCCTTCTCATTAATCTCAATCCAGTAACTAGTAAGACACTACCGCAGTTCCAGTGTCCAGTAACCCTAACTTTTTCTTTCTCCTCTAATATAAACTATGtatctcatttagtcttttatatatatttgatttttaattatgtatttagacaagtgtttttacgttttagtaattattttgtatttgaattttatggactcgaacaagtgtttgtaatacgataataagttgcttacaaaaatacaaaaagactcgcaaaaggttcaattttgacaaatcaaagaggctttgtataagaccctttaaggacccattaaggaccctaaaCCTGTCAAGATCCGTAGGGTCTGGGTCTggatctgaaaattttggacccttagggttcggatccgggtctgaatccataaaaaataaaagggtccgggtccgggtccgggtctggccagacccgctccagaccccccccatgaccatccctagttgCATCCATACAATCGTTGCTAaagatggcaatgggtcggacttCACTCGAATTATCCACCCTTCGACTTTGCTTCGAGTAAACCTCGTATGATTTTTTCAGTCCATTTCCACTTGAAGTCAGATTATACATACTCCAATTTTGCTTCAACTCGGACTCTTGGCCTCTAATGGAGTTTCGTTGATCATTAAGTTTTATTCTTATCGATATTACCACTGatttaaaagcaaaaaaaaactaatggaGCAGCCTTTCATTTAcaacttattaaaaaaatatgttcttCAAATTCTAAAATCGGAATTAGAATCGTAAAAATCATATAGAATTGTACCATTCTACCAATCTAAAATGCTCCACACAAATGTTGTGTTAAATTGGGCTTTAGTCCACCCAATTAATTATATCCCTGGACTTTAATTTCTACTTTATCGCTTTCCAATGATTCATTGGGACTCTTGACTATAATTTAACTATTCTATGAATAACATGCATGAGAGTTAGGGACTCTTAGCTTTATAATGAAAATTATTGCTACcttaggatttttttttctaaattacaaGTTCATAAtcgataattttttaattattgattgtgaAAAACTATTGAGTTTTTTCATGTGCTTTATGGAATTATTAGAGCTTTAAaactattataatataatttgtcTTTGATAAACTTATTACAATATCATTTTACTTGGCATTGCTTGATTTAATTAGTATCATTGTTAATGTATCTACTTGGAGTGTAACCCATAAAAACCCTAGCCTCtcttctctctctcttttttttttctcgttAAAAATCCCAGCCCTTATTGTTAGTTTTGGTGCTACTATCAACCTTATAGTTGATGGTAAACCTGTAATcacttaattttgtttttttttttcatttttgaatataaataaaatccaTTCTCTCTACATTATAGAGTTATTCTATCCATTTATTGTATTCGATGTACCCATATATTAGGTTTTAAAGTCTCTCATGGTGAGAGTCTGGACTCTTGTTATCGATTCGGTGATAAAAAGGTATATGACATCACAGGAGTCAATTCTGCTAATATAGTCAATGGTATCAAACTTATACTATTTCAAAGTCACACCAGATCTAAATAGTTCCTTGGAGGAGGTTGTATCAAACACTGATGTAATAAAGATAATGCTTCGGTGTTAGATCTCCTTTATAATGATCGTTACTTTTTCTATAtggattttttttcattaaattaaatttgttatgtATTAGATTGATTGTTACTCTCTTATAGATGTCGGATGACATTTTTTATCATTGAATTATTAGcttcctttcaaaaaaaaatatctactTGGTGTGTTTGTTTTACTAATTATTGATATATGATTAGAGTATATCTTTTATATTTgtcaatttataaaaataataaaaaaaagaaacggATAAGAAGCataataaagtttttaaattattaaatgagtttTAATTGTTCTTTTACAATGAAAATGGTTaaagaatatatatacataagcATTTACGActtttattttttgcaaattctTGAATCATTGGATTCTGTGATGCAATTCTGGGATTTGATTTTGAGATTTCTTTTTGATTTAAGTTAAATTTACACTTTTTAACAACCTTGACTATAATTAATCTGTCTCTCTTTCAATATTCAATTATGAAATGAAAAATTGTGTATAAAACTTTGAGTACTATTATTTTGTACAAGTCGGAGAAGGATGTCGGGTCGAGTCAGAGTTGGAGTCAGATCAAAGTTGGAGTCGGGTCGAGTTATTAGATTTTTTAATGTGGTTTCGTACCTATTCGTCTATGAATTAAACTCGGACTACataattgaatattatttttctcaAACTCAAATCGGATTAAAATTTTCAGTTCAGATCTTCAAAACGGATTCTCATCCTTAATTGTTGCATACAAGTTTTTGCGTAATTTGTTTTCTTTATGGCGCCAAATTAAAACCCAGCAAACACTCGAAGACTTAAAATGGCGTCTACTTAACTCCATCTCTCAAAAATTTCACCATCCTTTAACCTTTcttcattttctctctcttcccttcactttctctctcctcaacATGAAACGTCAAAGATCAATTCTCTCATTCTTCCAGAAACCTTCATCGGAAAATCGCAATCTCGGTGCTGGAGATAAGCTCAATGGCGGAGAAACTCCGTGTAAGTTTTCTTCGCTGGAAAGCTTTAATAGCGGAACTATTCAACCTAATGAATTTACTTCTAAACCTGCAATTTCTTCGGTTGAAGAAGTTCAAGGTGCCGATACACCTCCGGAGAAAGTTCCTCGTCAGGTTATGGTTGATAATTTAACTCCTGTTGATGAGATGAAGAAATCTACAGTTTTTTCTAGTATTATGCATAAATTTGTCAAGAGTGGTGACAATAACAAAGTTTCTCAGCGGTTAGTTACTGTTTTTTCGTCAAGATTTCTCATTTCTAGGGCTTTTGGAATTTTTATAGGTTTTGGCTATTCTTGATTGAATTTACGGTGAAAATGAACTGTTGTTTGTATTGAGGAAggtgtttctttgatttgtgaCTGTTTCGGAATTGATTTATAGTATTGTGGAATTTTTTCGCTGATttatgctttggaggctataaTATTAGCTTTATGAACTGCGAATTAGTTCAtttctttgatttaattaagtcaATTGTTTGCATTGTGAGGTCATTGATTGCTTATGGTGATGATATAGCCCTCtgagtagggatggtcatggggcgggtctggccgGACCtagacccggacccttttattttgtaTGGATTCAGACCCggatccaaaattttcagacctaGATCCAGAGCCTACagatctgacgggtctagggtccttaatgggtcttatataaAGCCTCTTTAGGAAACCCTCACCTACTGCCAGCTATGTCAATGTCTAATTAATCATTTccctttattaatttatatgaaaagAGCATATGGGTGTCTGTAAACCAAAAAAATGCAAGTGGATGAGCCTTCAGGTTAAGAGTCTTCATTACAAAGTGCAGTAGTTAGGCTTATAAATGTTAGGCCTATTAAAACTATGGTAAAGATAAATGCTCTCATGCCAAGGACACAAGTGTTTTATCAGTGGAATTTTCCATAAACATCCTGTTCACAAATCACAAGTAATCCAGGAAAACATGGATATGTGATTACAAGTCATCTAGCTATAGTCTGCCAATGGTACAAGTGTACGGCTGCCTTACTGGATTGAGAATGAGAAGGCAATCAACTGATCAaggcattatatattaataaaaaaatataatattagaatttagaaatcagaaattcataatataaaatttaaaagtttagggtccgggtcttcaccttcagatccggacccggacccgtcagaTATTTTTTAGATCCAGATCCAATCCGGATCCGATGGGTTTCAAAAATTAAGGCCCAAACCTTTAAAAAGGGTGGGTCCAACAGGGtcttggacccatgaccatccctacctGTGAGTGTGGCATTAATAGTATGGTTGTGTGATATGTGGTAAGCATTTTATTTACAGCTATTACTGGGACGTAGGGAAGTTAACAGGTTTTATATGTTAATTTCTTCAGTATAGAGAAGTTTACATGTAACTTTTGTAAATTGTCATTTTGAAATAACTGTACAATTAGAGGTAGCTTTTCCCAGTGGAAAACCATAAGCTACGTTaggaaatatataaaattattttttttctatttatgttattaggtagtgttatatttttaaatttcatgAAATGAACAAAGAGCTAACAGCTTTTACTTACAAGGAGGTCTTAGTACATTACAATGATTTGTGAGGTTAACAAATCACCCTTACATGCGGTAGGATTTGATAGAGaaggtcttagtaaataacgattatttgtgaagttaacaaatcacTTTTATGTGGCAGGATTTGACAGGatgagagttttgttattttaatttatcttttttgattttgtttatttattattattttatggtgatttacaaatcacggtgatTGATTAAGAATATTTAGATTTGATATGGTGGGAGTTTTGCgattttaatttaccttttatgaatttgtttattttagtattattctttttgtctttttgtggtgatttacaaatctcggtgattgattaggaatttATGTTACTTTATTGTTTTAGTAGATTAGCTGTTCATGTTAGTGACAGACATTGAAGTAGGAACAGTATTTATGGCGTTTTTCTTCTTCTactcaatttttatatttagcTGCATCTTGTTAATAGAGTTATTTATCCATTAACCTCAGCTTGCGGTGTGCACGATTTGTATCTATAATATCATTTTCACAAAACATTGCATCTATAGTAGCATCAGTGACTTGGTGTTTACGTTTCATGCAAGGAGTAGAGAGATAGCACCTTCTAGTCTATTGTTGGAGTGGTTCATATGTTCGGAGTATGTTGATGATAGACTTTTGAATGTAGAACTTATCAGTTGGCTTTTGTCATGCACATTTGTATTTTTGCTAGAGTTTTGTCTATGTTTATATGTCTTTGTAAGTTTGTATTTGTGTAGACAACTCTTGTGTTATAAGTTCTTgtatttatcatttatcatttattatttattatttattatttattcaagTGGCTTTTGCAGGACCCAAGACAACGATGGTTCCTCAATTATTTACTCAATGTTTGACATATTTAATGATTGCAAAGAAGTGCCGAAGGACTCTTCCTCTTCTTTGATTCAGGAGAGTATTTCTAATGCAAAGCTTCAAGACTGTCTGTTAGATAGCAAAGATGATGTCAATGTTGTCCAACCAGAAACTCCATTGGGCCGACCATTTGTTCCACGCATGAAGCGTGTTCAGGAGAATTGTACTGATTTTGAGGATAAAACTGACTTCGACCTGACAAAATCTAGCAAAAGAGTGAAATTTCTTGCGGAAGATTCAAAGCCAGAGAACA
This genomic stretch from Amaranthus tricolor cultivar Red isolate AtriRed21 chromosome 9, ASM2621246v1, whole genome shotgun sequence harbors:
- the LOC130823324 gene encoding zinc finger BED domain-containing protein RICESLEEPER 2-like gives rise to the protein MLGGDFLHMRCSAYILNLIVRDGLDIIDSAICKVRDCVAFWMSTPKRIEKFEEACRLLNVTKPKRVSLDCKTRWNFAYDLLDTCLPFKEVFNKLKRLHRRLNFDVPSDHDWQMATLVCQKLEIFYKATKVFFGRNHPTSNLYFRNVCEIKLALTKWRQNDNIEIIRKMAEKMVEKFDKYWDHTNELLAIAGILDPRNKMDLETQFEDLGDEDDFAKTKRQKIDYVPSKSEIDQYLESRTLPENNEFNILAWWKIDQSYPTLRKIAKDILAIPVLSVASESAFSTGGRVVSAHRSRLHSQTVEALMCLQNWMVDDAKVNFQGTYACSTINEDGEDVEIMDNLDMDIDDVSVEEF